One genomic segment of Amycolatopsis sp. WQ 127309 includes these proteins:
- a CDS encoding glycosyltransferase family 4 protein yields MPFDRRVWQESTTLRDAGWEVHVICPQGTKRDTEAEAVIDGVHIHRYPLKAATGGPAGYLQEYGSALWHTLRLARKIGPVDVVHACNPPDLLYLVAKVLKRQGAKFIFDQHDLCPELYLSRFDRGQDLLYRGVCALERATYRAADVVISTNESYKQVARIRGGKRPEDVYVVRSAPVVERFHEVPVEPELKQGKPYLLAYLGVMGPQDGVDYALRALAKLRDDVGRTDWHAVFVGSGDAFDDMVALSAKLGLANQVEFTGRISDEDLVRYLSTADVCLSPDPLNPLNDVSTMNKVMEYMAMSKPIVSFELREARVSAGDAAVYAPANDEAEFAVLVSRLLDDPEERVRMGKLGQARVAGPLSWENSAKALLAAYEHALGS; encoded by the coding sequence GTGCCCTTCGACCGGCGCGTCTGGCAGGAGTCCACGACCCTGCGCGACGCCGGCTGGGAGGTGCACGTGATCTGCCCGCAGGGCACGAAACGCGACACCGAGGCCGAAGCCGTCATCGACGGCGTCCACATCCACCGCTACCCGCTGAAGGCCGCGACCGGCGGCCCGGCCGGGTACCTGCAGGAGTACGGCAGCGCGCTGTGGCACACGCTGCGGCTGGCCCGCAAGATCGGGCCGGTCGACGTCGTGCACGCCTGCAACCCGCCGGACCTGCTGTACCTGGTCGCGAAGGTGCTCAAGCGGCAGGGCGCGAAGTTCATCTTCGACCAGCACGACCTGTGCCCCGAGCTGTACCTGTCGCGCTTCGACCGCGGGCAGGACCTCCTCTACCGCGGGGTCTGCGCGCTGGAACGCGCCACCTACCGGGCCGCCGACGTCGTCATCTCGACGAACGAGAGCTACAAGCAGGTCGCCCGGATCCGCGGCGGCAAGCGGCCCGAGGACGTCTACGTCGTGCGCAGCGCCCCGGTCGTCGAGCGGTTCCACGAGGTCCCCGTCGAGCCCGAGCTCAAGCAGGGCAAGCCGTACCTGCTGGCCTACCTCGGCGTGATGGGCCCGCAGGACGGGGTCGACTACGCCCTGCGTGCGCTCGCGAAGCTGCGTGACGACGTCGGCCGCACCGACTGGCACGCGGTGTTCGTCGGCTCTGGCGACGCCTTCGACGACATGGTCGCGCTCTCGGCGAAGCTCGGGCTGGCCAACCAGGTCGAGTTCACCGGCCGGATCTCGGACGAGGACCTGGTCCGGTACCTGTCCACCGCCGACGTCTGCCTGTCGCCGGACCCGCTCAACCCGCTCAACGACGTCTCCACGATGAACAAGGTCATGGAGTACATGGCGATGAGCAAGCCGATCGTTTCGTTCGAACTGCGCGAAGCGCGCGTATCGGCCGGCGACGCCGCGGTGTACGCCCCGGCGAACGACGAAGCGGAGTTCGCGGTCCTGGTTTCGCGGCTGCTCGACGACCCCGAGGAGCGGGTCAGGATGGGTAAGCTCGGCCAGGCCCGGGTCGCGGGCCCGCTGTCCTGGGAGAACTCGGCGAAGGCCCTCCTCGCCGCGTATGAGCACGCACTCGGTTCCTGA
- a CDS encoding exopolysaccharide biosynthesis protein, with amino-acid sequence MEIPPVTDDTVRLSLIGQVLRRRWRLLVALAVLGAAVGAGASVLFSPGYQTSSSVLLQGPRQADELLTQAEVATSSVVLDRAAAQLQWHPTGADLKKQVTASVANGNVVTITVSADTAEHAQQLADQVAQQFVKYSGQLASNSADASVQLAQEQRETLRQQVQLTTQKISDLAKTVGGDLTVESVQVRTQLEGLRTSLEQAINDLNQADLATGVGNTVVLGPSERPAGPAAPTMTQLAAGGAVLFFFVGVFGHLFTARADRRLRGEPEIASALGSPILAGVDVPTPEGDRLPATNLYGKVRRLLGGDRPWVLPPVATSADDVNRDIRYRRVLARLATGPADILLLIADDDETARLAATQLATLADRMSLPLRIQEVSPGRPTVPDAGGSSGVLVVLSTASRTAWELVSLAEACSEAGREIVGAVLTHPVRPREPVAEPVAEAPEKALAGSA; translated from the coding sequence ATGGAGATCCCGCCGGTGACTGACGACACGGTGCGCCTGAGCCTGATCGGGCAGGTTCTCCGCCGGCGCTGGCGGCTGCTGGTCGCCCTCGCCGTCCTCGGAGCGGCGGTGGGCGCCGGCGCCTCCGTCCTCTTCTCGCCCGGGTACCAGACCTCGTCCAGCGTCCTGCTGCAAGGACCGCGCCAAGCGGACGAGCTGCTCACCCAGGCCGAGGTCGCGACCAGCTCGGTCGTGCTCGACCGCGCCGCCGCGCAGCTGCAGTGGCACCCGACCGGCGCCGACCTGAAGAAGCAGGTCACGGCGTCGGTGGCGAATGGCAACGTCGTCACGATCACCGTCTCGGCGGACACCGCCGAGCACGCCCAGCAGCTCGCCGACCAGGTCGCGCAGCAGTTCGTCAAGTACTCCGGGCAGCTGGCGAGCAACTCGGCGGACGCCTCGGTGCAGCTGGCCCAGGAGCAGCGCGAGACGCTGCGCCAGCAGGTCCAGCTGACCACGCAGAAGATCAGCGACCTCGCCAAGACCGTCGGCGGGGACCTGACCGTGGAAAGCGTCCAGGTCCGCACGCAGCTCGAAGGCCTGCGGACGTCGCTGGAACAGGCGATCAACGACCTGAACCAGGCCGACCTCGCGACCGGCGTCGGCAACACCGTGGTGCTCGGTCCGTCCGAGCGCCCGGCCGGCCCGGCCGCCCCGACGATGACGCAGCTGGCCGCCGGTGGCGCGGTGCTGTTCTTCTTCGTCGGCGTCTTCGGCCACCTCTTCACCGCACGCGCCGACCGGCGGCTGCGGGGTGAGCCGGAGATCGCGTCCGCGCTCGGCTCGCCGATCCTCGCCGGCGTCGACGTCCCGACGCCGGAGGGCGACCGCCTCCCGGCGACCAATCTGTACGGCAAGGTGCGGCGCCTGCTCGGCGGCGACCGGCCGTGGGTGCTGCCGCCGGTGGCGACCTCGGCCGACGACGTCAACCGCGACATCCGGTACCGCCGGGTGCTCGCCCGGCTGGCCACCGGCCCCGCCGACATCCTGCTGCTGATCGCCGACGACGACGAGACGGCCCGGCTGGCCGCGACGCAGCTGGCCACGCTGGCCGACCGGATGTCGCTGCCGCTGCGCATCCAAGAGGTCAGCCCCGGCCGCCCGACCGTCCCGGACGCCGGTGGGAGCTCCGGTGTATTGGTCGTGCTCAGCACCGCCAGCCGCACCGCGTGGGAGCTCGTCTCGCTCGCCGAGGCCTGCTCGGAAGCCGGGCGGGAGATCGTCGGCGCGGTCCTCACCCATCCCGTCCGGCCGCGTGAGCCGGTCGCCGAACCCGTGGCGGAAGCCCCCGAAAAAGCCTTGGCAGGTTCGGCGTGA
- a CDS encoding Wzz/FepE/Etk N-terminal domain-containing protein: MTTTSETPAAPLVDLQRLFVTIRRRKRLWLATALLGLIAGALVAILLPAPPTAVAKVIVVHQDDSPTDSGTLMRTDVAVLSTTQIAEGALKKLNSTESSEEFMKNYSGLPVTNNVMQITVKAKSDGEAVAQAQALADTFIADHVERSQAAAAAQSKAILDQRKNAQDELTKVDAQIADETGKGRNANASTLEGLYGRRAALASQVSDFDSRAQQAGIGSPQVAAGTQIVDAPRALPKAFLKTTATNAGIGFALGLALGIAFAAVGAVSRDRPVLRREISTQLGASVIAQLPSKRRGPSRLWRRSRAVSERRRVATTLVRAIQKDITEVSLLELGAPGITAALALDVAEQLGEDGRASVVDDLPGEDVRKLAAETQSEVVVLGVGDPDAEPGERRVGVGTISPGTAWTDLEHLGAETVLVVKAGHANTLWLHTVARQLADQEIPIIGVVLVDPDPRDKSDGTLWDGLHTALRGRAGLTPAAPKVADVEREDRIDELAARVAERVALVDPPTRKFAPVRPMVPQVAKPLPPKAPKPDPKLPEPGKVSVPHADAPTKKFAPVKPKRPTPFKRDHGEPTHQGELNAELESEKSAEVS, from the coding sequence GTGACGACTACAAGCGAAACTCCGGCTGCTCCGCTCGTCGATCTCCAGCGGCTGTTCGTCACCATCCGCCGTCGCAAGCGGCTCTGGCTGGCCACGGCGTTGCTCGGGCTGATCGCCGGGGCCCTGGTCGCGATCCTGCTGCCGGCCCCGCCGACCGCCGTCGCCAAGGTGATCGTGGTCCACCAGGACGACTCGCCGACCGACAGCGGCACGCTGATGCGCACCGACGTCGCGGTGCTGTCGACGACCCAGATCGCCGAAGGCGCGCTGAAGAAGCTCAACAGCACCGAATCGTCCGAAGAGTTCATGAAGAACTACTCGGGCCTGCCCGTGACGAACAACGTCATGCAGATCACCGTGAAGGCCAAGAGTGACGGCGAGGCCGTCGCGCAGGCGCAGGCGCTGGCCGACACGTTCATCGCCGACCACGTCGAGCGCAGCCAGGCCGCCGCGGCCGCGCAGTCGAAGGCCATCCTCGACCAGCGCAAGAACGCGCAGGACGAGCTGACGAAGGTCGACGCGCAGATCGCGGACGAGACCGGCAAGGGCCGCAACGCGAACGCCAGCACGCTCGAAGGCCTCTACGGTCGCCGCGCCGCGCTCGCGTCGCAGGTTTCGGACTTCGACTCCCGCGCCCAGCAGGCCGGCATCGGCAGCCCGCAGGTCGCGGCCGGTACCCAGATCGTCGACGCGCCCCGCGCGCTGCCCAAGGCGTTCCTCAAGACGACGGCGACCAACGCCGGCATCGGGTTCGCACTGGGCCTGGCGCTCGGGATCGCGTTCGCCGCCGTCGGCGCGGTCTCGCGCGACCGGCCGGTGCTGCGCCGCGAGATCTCGACGCAACTCGGTGCGTCCGTCATCGCGCAGCTGCCGTCGAAGCGCCGCGGGCCGTCCCGGCTGTGGCGCCGCTCCCGGGCCGTCTCCGAACGCCGTCGTGTCGCCACGACGCTGGTCCGCGCGATCCAGAAGGACATCACCGAGGTGTCGCTGCTGGAGCTCGGCGCGCCGGGCATCACGGCCGCGCTCGCCCTCGACGTCGCCGAGCAGCTCGGCGAGGACGGCCGCGCGAGCGTCGTCGACGACCTGCCGGGCGAGGACGTCCGGAAGCTGGCGGCCGAGACCCAGAGCGAGGTCGTCGTCCTGGGTGTCGGCGACCCCGACGCCGAGCCGGGCGAACGCCGCGTCGGCGTCGGCACCATCTCGCCGGGCACCGCGTGGACCGACCTGGAGCACCTCGGCGCGGAGACCGTGCTGGTCGTCAAGGCCGGGCACGCGAACACGCTGTGGCTGCACACGGTCGCGCGGCAGCTGGCCGACCAGGAAATCCCGATCATCGGCGTGGTGCTGGTCGACCCGGACCCGCGCGACAAGTCGGACGGGACGCTGTGGGACGGCCTGCACACCGCGTTGCGCGGCCGCGCCGGGCTGACGCCCGCGGCACCGAAGGTCGCCGACGTCGAGCGCGAGGACCGCATCGACGAGCTGGCCGCCCGGGTCGCCGAGCGCGTCGCGCTGGTGGATCCGCCGACGCGCAAGTTCGCGCCGGTCCGGCCGATGGTTCCGCAGGTCGCCAAGCCCCTGCCGCCCAAGGCGCCGAAGCCGGATCCGAAGCTCCCGGAACCGGGCAAGGTCAGCGTTCCGCACGCGGACGCGCCGACGAAGAAGTTCGCCCCGGTCAAGCCGAAGCGGCCGACGCCGTTCAAGCGCGACCACGGCGAGCCGACACACCAAGGCGAACTGAACGCCGAGCTCGAGTCCGAAAAGAGCGCGGAGGTCTCCTGA
- the asnB gene encoding asparagine synthase (glutamine-hydrolyzing) gives MCGIAGTYLWPDGGPLTDRLTKTLAHRGPDGSGRYDHVVGGTGAGEVHLGHRRLSIVDLTETGAQPMVLDGLALSYNGELYNAPELRAELTAAGVRFRGTSDTEVLLQAWRRWGTDCLPKLRGMFAFAMFEEGTGELFLVRDQLGIKPLFFVHRAGGVAFASELKALAGELGGSLQIDNAALVASLLYYWVPDSRCAYEGAEKLQPGTWLRCRPDGRVDRGRFWSLREVAEEGAAFEGEVDLHEVIAESTAKHLLSDVPVATFLSGGLDSSYLTALAARSQPGISAYTIGFRAEDAKFEAMPDDLKYARIVAKQFGVDLHEIEIAPQVLDLLPKMTYHLDEPIGDPAAINSFLICSAARDAGVKVMLSGMGADELFAGYRKHLANLIALRYHKVPGAVRRPVESLVDRLPVASAKRGYRSVRFAKRFLSFAGLPEETAFRRSYTMYDQAELLGLLNPDLAPTVDDVLTEHADTYNDQSLDDFVNRMCLADSRMFLPGLNLTYTDRSTMAASTEVRTPFVDVEVVRAAFRTPGNKKIVGRAGKVALKNAALNILPSEIVHRPKGLFSAPLRAWMSRDLAPLVREVVNEGVLVESGFLQREALQRMVAEDAAGQQDRSKHLWHILTLEYWYRNAMSGAGAK, from the coding sequence ATGTGCGGCATCGCAGGCACCTACCTCTGGCCGGACGGCGGACCGCTGACCGACCGGCTGACGAAGACGCTGGCCCACCGCGGGCCGGACGGCTCCGGCCGCTACGACCACGTCGTCGGCGGCACCGGCGCCGGTGAAGTCCACTTGGGACACCGGCGGCTCTCGATTGTCGACCTGACCGAGACCGGCGCCCAGCCGATGGTCCTCGACGGCCTCGCGCTGAGCTACAACGGCGAGCTGTACAACGCGCCCGAGCTGCGCGCCGAGCTGACGGCCGCCGGCGTGCGCTTCCGCGGCACGTCCGACACCGAGGTGCTGCTGCAGGCGTGGCGGCGCTGGGGCACCGACTGCCTGCCGAAGCTGCGCGGGATGTTCGCCTTCGCGATGTTCGAAGAGGGCACCGGCGAGCTGTTCCTGGTCCGCGACCAGCTGGGCATCAAGCCGCTGTTCTTCGTGCACCGGGCCGGCGGTGTCGCCTTCGCCTCCGAGCTGAAGGCGCTGGCCGGCGAGCTGGGCGGGTCGCTGCAGATCGACAACGCCGCGCTGGTCGCGTCGCTGCTCTACTACTGGGTGCCGGACAGCCGCTGCGCTTACGAAGGCGCGGAGAAGCTGCAGCCGGGCACGTGGCTGCGCTGCCGCCCGGACGGCCGGGTCGACCGCGGCCGCTTCTGGTCGCTGCGCGAGGTCGCCGAAGAGGGTGCGGCCTTCGAGGGCGAGGTCGACCTGCACGAGGTGATCGCCGAGTCGACCGCCAAGCACCTGCTCTCGGACGTCCCGGTCGCGACGTTCCTCTCGGGTGGGCTGGACTCCAGTTACCTGACGGCGCTGGCCGCGCGGTCGCAGCCCGGGATCTCGGCCTACACCATCGGGTTCCGCGCCGAGGACGCCAAGTTCGAGGCGATGCCGGACGACTTGAAGTACGCCCGGATCGTGGCCAAGCAGTTTGGCGTCGACCTGCACGAGATCGAGATCGCGCCGCAGGTGCTCGACCTGCTGCCGAAGATGACCTACCACCTCGACGAGCCGATCGGGGACCCGGCGGCGATCAACTCGTTCCTGATCTGCTCGGCCGCGCGCGACGCCGGCGTCAAGGTGATGCTGTCCGGCATGGGCGCCGACGAGCTGTTCGCCGGCTACCGAAAGCACCTCGCGAACCTGATCGCGTTGCGCTACCACAAGGTTCCGGGCGCGGTCCGGCGTCCGGTGGAGTCCCTGGTGGACCGGCTGCCGGTGGCCTCGGCCAAGCGCGGCTACCGCTCGGTGCGGTTCGCGAAGCGGTTCCTGTCGTTCGCGGGCCTGCCCGAGGAGACGGCGTTCCGGCGCAGCTACACGATGTACGACCAGGCCGAGCTGCTCGGGTTGCTCAACCCGGACCTCGCGCCGACGGTCGACGACGTCCTCACCGAGCACGCCGACACGTACAACGACCAGTCGCTCGACGACTTCGTCAACCGGATGTGCCTGGCCGACTCGCGGATGTTCCTGCCCGGCCTCAACCTGACCTACACCGACCGCTCGACGATGGCGGCGTCCACCGAGGTGCGGACGCCGTTCGTCGACGTCGAGGTCGTCCGCGCGGCGTTCCGGACCCCCGGCAACAAGAAGATCGTCGGCCGCGCCGGCAAGGTGGCCCTCAAGAACGCGGCGCTCAACATCCTGCCCAGCGAGATCGTGCACCGGCCGAAGGGCCTGTTCAGCGCGCCGCTGCGGGCCTGGATGAGCCGCGACCTGGCGCCGCTGGTGCGCGAGGTCGTCAATGAGGGCGTGCTTGTCGAATCCGGTTTCCTGCAGCGCGAAGCACTGCAGCGGATGGTCGCCGAGGACGCCGCCGGCCAGCAGGACCGCAGCAAGCACCTTTGGCACATCTTGACCCTTGAGTACTGGTACCGGAACGCGATGTCGGGAGCGGGAGCGAAGTGA
- a CDS encoding bi-domain-containing oxidoreductase: MKQVVQNYKSGELALLEVPEPACKAGGVLVRTVYSLISTGTEMMKVSEASLSLVGKARARPDQVAKVVQSVATNGLSATYRKVTSKLDSYTPLGYSLCGIVEQVGDGITDVAVGDLVACAGNEHALHAELNWVPKNLYSRVPAGVDPRHAAFGTVGSIAMQGVRRGEPQIGDVALVIGLGLIGQLVVQLLVSSGVRVFGVDPDPERCKLAESLGALVCSHPGSGVVDTAVDELTHGAGVDQTYLAAGGNTNDPVELAAKLSRDRGRVIDIGKCKLDLPWNAYYEKELDVRFSRSYGPGRYDPSYELEGRDYPIGQVRWTERRNLECVIDLIDRDRLDVEPLITHVSDFSEAVETYKSLNDGELKAVAVLFRYPDAVAKTEPVVTSARIGLVEHKAAPKPAGQPVRLGFVGAGNYASSMLLPHLVERDDVELKHVATTSALSGANARRKFGFAEASTDIDNVLGDDSIDAVFVVTRHSSHAELTRQALLAGKTVFVEKPLALTETELQKVLDAIEESGNDRLQVGFNRRFAPLLHEARGQFGPRVGPATVRYLVNAGRLDHGSWYNQTATEGSRFAGEGGHFIDTVSWLLDADPVSVYATGGTDLQITLGYGDGSTAVITYAESGSSGFPKETLDVTADGKVLKFDDFVRASVFSRKKWASSRLPKGRDKGQAAEVDAFLEAVRTGGPMPISVASLAATTLATLAAQTSVANSAPVRIELPRKAGAPA; encoded by the coding sequence GTGAAGCAGGTCGTCCAGAACTACAAGAGCGGTGAACTGGCACTGCTGGAAGTGCCCGAGCCCGCGTGCAAGGCCGGCGGGGTGCTCGTCCGCACGGTGTACTCCCTGATCTCGACCGGCACCGAGATGATGAAGGTGTCCGAGGCGAGCCTGTCCTTGGTGGGCAAAGCGCGGGCTCGGCCGGACCAGGTCGCGAAGGTCGTCCAGAGCGTGGCGACCAACGGTCTCTCGGCGACCTACCGCAAGGTGACGTCCAAACTGGACTCATACACGCCCCTCGGTTACTCGTTGTGCGGCATCGTCGAGCAGGTCGGCGACGGCATCACGGACGTCGCGGTCGGCGACCTCGTGGCCTGCGCGGGCAACGAGCACGCGCTGCACGCCGAGCTGAACTGGGTGCCGAAGAACCTCTACTCGCGCGTGCCGGCCGGGGTCGACCCGCGGCACGCGGCGTTCGGCACCGTCGGCTCGATCGCAATGCAGGGTGTGCGCCGCGGCGAGCCGCAGATCGGCGACGTCGCCCTGGTCATCGGGCTCGGCCTGATCGGCCAGCTCGTGGTGCAGCTGCTGGTGTCGTCCGGCGTGCGCGTCTTCGGTGTCGACCCCGACCCGGAGCGCTGCAAGCTCGCCGAGAGCCTCGGCGCGCTGGTGTGCAGCCACCCGGGCTCCGGCGTGGTGGACACCGCCGTCGACGAGCTGACGCACGGCGCGGGCGTCGACCAGACGTACCTCGCCGCGGGCGGCAACACGAACGACCCGGTGGAGCTGGCCGCGAAGCTGTCGCGCGACCGCGGCCGCGTGATCGACATCGGCAAGTGCAAGCTCGACCTGCCGTGGAACGCCTACTACGAGAAGGAACTGGACGTCCGGTTCTCCCGCTCGTACGGCCCCGGCCGCTACGACCCGTCGTACGAGCTCGAAGGCCGGGACTACCCGATCGGCCAGGTCCGCTGGACCGAGCGCCGCAACCTCGAGTGCGTCATCGACCTGATCGACCGCGACCGCCTCGACGTCGAGCCGCTGATCACGCACGTCTCGGACTTCTCCGAGGCCGTCGAGACGTACAAGTCCCTCAACGACGGTGAGCTCAAGGCCGTCGCGGTGCTGTTCCGCTACCCGGACGCGGTCGCGAAGACCGAGCCGGTCGTGACGTCCGCGCGGATCGGGCTGGTCGAGCACAAGGCCGCGCCGAAGCCCGCCGGGCAGCCGGTGCGCCTCGGCTTCGTCGGGGCCGGCAACTACGCGTCGTCGATGCTGCTGCCGCACCTCGTCGAGCGCGACGACGTCGAGCTCAAGCACGTCGCGACGACGTCGGCGCTGTCCGGCGCCAACGCGCGGCGCAAGTTCGGCTTCGCCGAGGCGTCCACCGACATCGACAACGTGCTCGGTGACGACTCGATCGACGCCGTCTTCGTCGTCACCCGCCACAGTTCGCACGCCGAGCTGACCCGCCAGGCGCTGCTCGCGGGCAAGACGGTGTTCGTCGAGAAGCCCCTGGCGCTGACGGAAACCGAGCTGCAGAAGGTGCTCGACGCGATCGAGGAGTCCGGCAACGACCGGCTGCAGGTCGGCTTCAACCGCCGGTTCGCGCCGCTGCTGCACGAAGCCCGCGGCCAGTTCGGCCCGCGCGTCGGCCCGGCGACGGTCCGCTACCTGGTCAACGCCGGCCGCCTCGACCACGGCAGCTGGTACAACCAGACCGCCACCGAGGGCTCCCGGTTCGCCGGTGAAGGCGGGCACTTCATCGACACCGTGAGCTGGCTGCTCGACGCCGACCCGGTCTCGGTCTACGCGACCGGCGGCACGGACCTGCAGATCACCCTCGGCTACGGGGACGGTTCCACCGCGGTCATCACCTACGCCGAGAGCGGTTCGTCGGGCTTCCCGAAGGAGACGCTCGACGTCACCGCCGACGGCAAGGTCCTGAAGTTCGACGACTTCGTCCGCGCGTCGGTGTTCTCCCGCAAGAAGTGGGCGAGCTCGCGGCTCCCGAAGGGCCGCGACAAGGGCCAGGCCGCTGAGGTCGACGCCTTCCTCGAAGCCGTCCGCACCGGTGGCCCGATGCCGATCTCGGTCGCTTCGCTGGCCGCGACGACGTTGGCCACGCTCGCCGCCCAGACCAGCGTCGCGAACTCGGCGCCGGTCCGGATCGAGCTGCCGCGGAAGGCGGGTGCCCCGGCATGA